One stretch of Camelus bactrianus isolate YW-2024 breed Bactrian camel chromosome 21, ASM4877302v1, whole genome shotgun sequence DNA includes these proteins:
- the ARHGAP30 gene encoding rho GTPase-activating protein 30 isoform X5, translating to MRHLVHMASFSAQTNMHARNLAIVWAPNLLRSKDIEASGFNGTAAFMEVRVQSIVVEFILTHVDQLFGGAALSGGEVESGCRSLPGTRVLGSPEDLMPRSLPYHLPSILQAGDGPPQIRPYHTIIEIAEHKRKGSLKVRKWRSIFNLGRSGHETKRKLPRGTEDREDKSDKGTLRPAKSMDSLSAVAEVSDEPEGLVGPSSPRPSPLLPENLENDSVEGVEGEQELEAEARGGTSSEPGTPRAGRSAVRAGGSSHAQRRAGVHISEPYAVNLPSHIRCILKIPPNISHISLAGFTRSLEYPALQPRPSPASGPGPPDEKPEESPAPGPLADSGPVDMAPALEDCLSQEVQDSFSFLEDSSGSEPEWVGVEDGEVAKAGPAGAAFSPGEDDPGMGYLEELLGVGPQVEEFSVEPPLDDLSLDEAQFVLAPSCCSQDSPGPTPEADEESGEEVFLSAYDDLSPLLGPKPPPWEGPGNLEEKAAECRRQEAPGQSEGEQAFWEVGEDKEAEPGSRCDLREEAEGSPESKVEGGEASEEGGEAEGSQKVVVGLREGSGEETEETEAKGEESKVQQEDESLEEATGVEETRGMQGKDKEKERKTEREEEAEEGDETQVEAGRDPEHGAQENQTAEEGWEVVHKQEAEGGREDEVKGQRGIEDQEEREDRGDGEDSRIPEAAAEGGAGEVSKERESGDGEAEGDQRAGGDNLEEDSLPEGSHVESLEVDSAKEGNAQSSATEQAAPQPPRPEEMEPEGQPSPLGSAAGVGMRLASTLVQVQQVRSVPVVPPKPQFAKMPSAMCGKIHVAPANPCPKPGRLDGTPGERAWGTGSRASRSAWRNGGSLSFDAAVALARDRQRTQVQGVRRTQTCTGGGDYSLIPQTSPYSMIPAHCPRPLSCLELPDESTEGSGPRSRLSLPPREPQPPDPLVPPQRRSYAFETQANPGKGEGL from the exons ATGCGGCACTTGGTGCACATGGCCTCATTCAGTGCCCAAACCAACATGCACGCCCGCAACCTGGCCATCGTGTGGGCCCCTAACCTGCTGAG GTCTAAGGACATAGAGGCCTCAGGCTTCAATGGGACAGCCGCCTTCATGGAGGTGCGCGTGCAGTCCATCGTCGTCGAGTTCATCCTCACACACGTGGACCAGCTCTTTGGGGGTGCTGCTCTCTCTG gtgGTGAAGTGGAGAGTGGATGTCGATCACTTCCTGGAACCCGGGTGTTGGGCAGCCCCGAGGACCTTATGCCCAGGTCTCTGCCCTACCACCTGCCTAGCATCCTACAGGCTGGCGATGGACCCCCACAGATTCGGCCCTATCACACTATCATAGAGATTGCAGAGCACAA GAGGAAAGGGTCTCTGAAGGTCAGGAAGTGGAGATCTATCTTCAATCTGGGTCGCTCTGGCCATGAGACCAAGCGTAAACTCCCACGGGGGACTGAGGATAGGG AGGACAAATCTGATAAGGGGACTCTGCGGCCAGCCAAGAGCATGGACTCACTGAGTGCTGTGGCCGAGGTCAGTGATG aACCAGAGGGGCTGGTGGGACCCAGCAGCCCTCGGCCAAGCCCACTGCTGCCGGAGAACTTGGAGAATGATTCTGTGGAAGGAGTAGAGGGTGAACAGGAGCTTGAGGCAGAGGCACGGGGTGGCACCAGCTCTGAGCCAGGCACACCACGAGCTGGGCGGTCAGCAGTCCGTGCTGGGGGCAGCAGCCATGCACAGCGTCGTGCTGGCGTCCACATCTCAGAGCCGTATGCTGTCAACCTCCCATCACACATCAGATGTATTCTCAAAATACCCCCAAACATCTCTCACATCTCCTTGGCTGGCTTCACCCGCAGCCTTGAGTATCCTGCCCTACAGCCCCGGCCAAGCCCTGCCTCTGGCCCTGGCCCCCCAG ATGAGAAGCCGGAGGAAAGTCCAGCCCCAGGTCCCCTGGCTGACTCAGGCCCAGTGGACATGGCCCCTGCCCTGGAGGACTGCCTGTCCCAGGAGGTGCAGGATTCCTTCTCCTTCCTAGAGGACTCAAGCGGCTCAGAGcctgagtgggtgggggtggaggatggggaggTGGCCAAGGCAGGACCAGCAGGAGCAGCTTTCTCCCCTGGGGAGGACGACCCTGGGATGGGCTACCTGGAGGAGCTCCTGGGAGTTGGGCCTCAG GTGGAGGAGTTCTCTGTGGAGCCACCCCTGGATGACCTGTCTCTGGATGAGGCGCAGTTTGTCCTGGCTCCCAGCTGCTGTTCTCAGGACTCCCCTGGCCCCACGCCTGAAGCAGATGAGGAAAGTGGGGAGGAGGTCTTCCTGAGTGCCTACGATGACCTAAGTCCCCTGCTGGGGCCCAAACCCCCACCCTGGGAGGGTCCAGGCAACCTAGAGGAAAAGGCAGCAGAATGCAGAAGACAGGAGGCTCCAGGACAGTCTGAGGGAGAGCAGGCATTCTGGGAAGTTGGGGAGGACAAGGAGGCTGAGCCTGGAAGCAGATGCGATCTCAGAGAGGAGGCTGAGGGGAGTCCAGAGAGCAAAGTGGAGGGTGGAGAGGCcagtgaggaaggaggggaggctgAGGGAAGCCAAAAGGTGGTTGTTGGTTTGAGAGAAGGAAGcggggaagagacagaggagacAGAGGCCAAGGGAGAGGAGTCCAAAGTTCAACAGGAGGACGAGAGTTTGGAGGAAGCTACAGGTGTGGAGGAAACAAGAGGAATGCAGGGTAAagacaaggaaaaggaaagaaagactgagagagaggaagaggctgAAGAAGGAGATGAAACCCAGGTAGAAGctggaagggacccagagcatgGGGCCCAGGAAAATCAAACTGCTGAGGAGGGCTGGGAAGTTGTACACAAACAAGAGgctgaaggaggcagagaagatgaggtAAAAGGACAGAGGGGGATTGAAgaccaagaagaaagagaagaccGAGGAGATGGTGAAGATAGCAGAATCCCAGAAGCAGCAGCTGAAGGAGGAGCAGGGGAGGTCAGCAAGGAACGGGAAAGTGGAGATGGAGAAGCTGAGGGAGACCAGAGGGCTGGAGGTGACAATTTAGAAGAGGATTCCCTCCCTGAAGGGTCACATGTAGAGTCCCTGGAGGTTGACAGTGCCAAAGAGGGGAATGCCCAGTCCTCTGCGACAGAACAGGCAGCCCCACAGCCACCCCGGCCAGAGGAGATGGAGCCTGAGGGGCAGCCCAGTCCCCTTGGCTCAGCTGCTGGTGTGGGCATGCGACTGGCTTCCACCTTGGTTCAGGTCCAACAGGTACGCTCTGTGCCTGTGGTGCCCCCCAAACCACAGTTTGCCAAGATGCCCAGTGCAATGTGTGGCAAGATCCATGTGGCACCAGCAAACCCATGCCCGAAGCCTGGTCGGCTTGATGGGACTCCTGGGGAAAGGGCCTGGGGAACAGGGTCCCGAGCCTCCCGCTCTGCTTGGAGGAATGGGGGTAGTCTTTCTTTTGATGCTGCTGTGGCCCTGGCCCGGGACCGCCAGAGGACTCAAGTTCAGGGAGTTCGGCGGACCCAGACCTGCACTGGGGGAGGAGACTACAGCCTcatcccccaaacctccccctatAGCATGATCCCCGCCCATTGTCCTCGGCCTCTCAGCTGCCTGGAGCTACCAGATGAAAGCACAGAAGGGTCTGGACCCCGGAGTCGGCTTAGTCTACCCCCCAGAGAACCCCAGCCCCCTGACCCCCTTGTGCCTCCCCAGCGCCGTTCATATGCATTTGAAACACAGGCTAACCCTGGTAAAGGTGAGGGACTGTGA
- the ARHGAP30 gene encoding rho GTPase-activating protein 30 isoform X4 yields the protein MKSRQKGKKKGSSKERVFGCDLQEHLQHSGQEVPQVLRSCAEFVEEYGVVDGIYRLSGVSSNIQKLRQEFEAERKPDLRRDVYLQDIHCVSSLCKAYFRELPDPLLTYRLYDKFAEAVAVQLEPERLVKILEVLRELPVPNYRTLEFLMRHLVHMASFSAQTNMHARNLAIVWAPNLLRSKDIEASGFNGTAAFMEVRVQSIVVEFILTHVDQLFGGAALSGGEVESGCRSLPGTRVLGSPEDLMPRSLPYHLPSILQAGDGPPQIRPYHTIIEIAEHKRKGSLKVRKWRSIFNLGRSGHETKRKLPRGTEDREDKSDKGTLRPAKSMDSLSAVAEVSDDEKPEESPAPGPLADSGPVDMAPALEDCLSQEVQDSFSFLEDSSGSEPEWVGVEDGEVAKAGPAGAAFSPGEDDPGMGYLEELLGVGPQVEEFSVEPPLDDLSLDEAQFVLAPSCCSQDSPGPTPEADEESGEEVFLSAYDDLSPLLGPKPPPWEGPGNLEEKAAECRRQEAPGQSEGEQAFWEVGEDKEAEPGSRCDLREEAEGSPESKVEGGEASEEGGEAEGSQKVVVGLREGSGEETEETEAKGEESKVQQEDESLEEATGVEETRGMQGKDKEKERKTEREEEAEEGDETQVEAGRDPEHGAQENQTAEEGWEVVHKQEAEGGREDEVKGQRGIEDQEEREDRGDGEDSRIPEAAAEGGAGEVSKERESGDGEAEGDQRAGGDNLEEDSLPEGSHVESLEVDSAKEGNAQSSATEQAAPQPPRPEEMEPEGQPSPLGSAAGVGMRLASTLVQVQQVRSVPVVPPKPQFAKMPSAMCGKIHVAPANPCPKPGRLDGTPGERAWGTGSRASRSAWRNGGSLSFDAAVALARDRQRTQVQGVRRTQTCTGGGDYSLIPQTSPYSMIPAHCPRPLSCLELPDESTEGSGPRSRLSLPPREPQPPDPLVPPQRRSYAFETQANPGKGEGL from the exons tgccccAGGTGCTAAGGAGCTGTGCCGAGTTTGTGGAGGAGTATGGAGTGGTGGATGGGATCTACCGCCTCTCAGGGGTCTCTTCCAACATCCAGAAGCTCCG GCAGGAGTTTGAGGCTGAGCGGAAGCCAGACCTGCGGCGAGATGTTTACCTTCAGGACATTCACTGCGTCTCCTCCTTGTGCAAGGCCTATTTCAGAGAACTGCCTGACCCCCTGCTCACTTACCGGCTCTATGACAAATTTGCT GAGGCTGTGGCAGTGCAATTGGAACCTGAGCGCTTGGTCAAGATCCTAGAGGTGCTTCGAGAACTCCCTGTCCCAAACTACAG GACGCTGGAGTTTCTCATGCGGCACTTGGTGCACATGGCCTCATTCAGTGCCCAAACCAACATGCACGCCCGCAACCTGGCCATCGTGTGGGCCCCTAACCTGCTGAG GTCTAAGGACATAGAGGCCTCAGGCTTCAATGGGACAGCCGCCTTCATGGAGGTGCGCGTGCAGTCCATCGTCGTCGAGTTCATCCTCACACACGTGGACCAGCTCTTTGGGGGTGCTGCTCTCTCTG gtgGTGAAGTGGAGAGTGGATGTCGATCACTTCCTGGAACCCGGGTGTTGGGCAGCCCCGAGGACCTTATGCCCAGGTCTCTGCCCTACCACCTGCCTAGCATCCTACAGGCTGGCGATGGACCCCCACAGATTCGGCCCTATCACACTATCATAGAGATTGCAGAGCACAA GAGGAAAGGGTCTCTGAAGGTCAGGAAGTGGAGATCTATCTTCAATCTGGGTCGCTCTGGCCATGAGACCAAGCGTAAACTCCCACGGGGGACTGAGGATAGGG AGGACAAATCTGATAAGGGGACTCTGCGGCCAGCCAAGAGCATGGACTCACTGAGTGCTGTGGCCGAGGTCAGTGATG ATGAGAAGCCGGAGGAAAGTCCAGCCCCAGGTCCCCTGGCTGACTCAGGCCCAGTGGACATGGCCCCTGCCCTGGAGGACTGCCTGTCCCAGGAGGTGCAGGATTCCTTCTCCTTCCTAGAGGACTCAAGCGGCTCAGAGcctgagtgggtgggggtggaggatggggaggTGGCCAAGGCAGGACCAGCAGGAGCAGCTTTCTCCCCTGGGGAGGACGACCCTGGGATGGGCTACCTGGAGGAGCTCCTGGGAGTTGGGCCTCAG GTGGAGGAGTTCTCTGTGGAGCCACCCCTGGATGACCTGTCTCTGGATGAGGCGCAGTTTGTCCTGGCTCCCAGCTGCTGTTCTCAGGACTCCCCTGGCCCCACGCCTGAAGCAGATGAGGAAAGTGGGGAGGAGGTCTTCCTGAGTGCCTACGATGACCTAAGTCCCCTGCTGGGGCCCAAACCCCCACCCTGGGAGGGTCCAGGCAACCTAGAGGAAAAGGCAGCAGAATGCAGAAGACAGGAGGCTCCAGGACAGTCTGAGGGAGAGCAGGCATTCTGGGAAGTTGGGGAGGACAAGGAGGCTGAGCCTGGAAGCAGATGCGATCTCAGAGAGGAGGCTGAGGGGAGTCCAGAGAGCAAAGTGGAGGGTGGAGAGGCcagtgaggaaggaggggaggctgAGGGAAGCCAAAAGGTGGTTGTTGGTTTGAGAGAAGGAAGcggggaagagacagaggagacAGAGGCCAAGGGAGAGGAGTCCAAAGTTCAACAGGAGGACGAGAGTTTGGAGGAAGCTACAGGTGTGGAGGAAACAAGAGGAATGCAGGGTAAagacaaggaaaaggaaagaaagactgagagagaggaagaggctgAAGAAGGAGATGAAACCCAGGTAGAAGctggaagggacccagagcatgGGGCCCAGGAAAATCAAACTGCTGAGGAGGGCTGGGAAGTTGTACACAAACAAGAGgctgaaggaggcagagaagatgaggtAAAAGGACAGAGGGGGATTGAAgaccaagaagaaagagaagaccGAGGAGATGGTGAAGATAGCAGAATCCCAGAAGCAGCAGCTGAAGGAGGAGCAGGGGAGGTCAGCAAGGAACGGGAAAGTGGAGATGGAGAAGCTGAGGGAGACCAGAGGGCTGGAGGTGACAATTTAGAAGAGGATTCCCTCCCTGAAGGGTCACATGTAGAGTCCCTGGAGGTTGACAGTGCCAAAGAGGGGAATGCCCAGTCCTCTGCGACAGAACAGGCAGCCCCACAGCCACCCCGGCCAGAGGAGATGGAGCCTGAGGGGCAGCCCAGTCCCCTTGGCTCAGCTGCTGGTGTGGGCATGCGACTGGCTTCCACCTTGGTTCAGGTCCAACAGGTACGCTCTGTGCCTGTGGTGCCCCCCAAACCACAGTTTGCCAAGATGCCCAGTGCAATGTGTGGCAAGATCCATGTGGCACCAGCAAACCCATGCCCGAAGCCTGGTCGGCTTGATGGGACTCCTGGGGAAAGGGCCTGGGGAACAGGGTCCCGAGCCTCCCGCTCTGCTTGGAGGAATGGGGGTAGTCTTTCTTTTGATGCTGCTGTGGCCCTGGCCCGGGACCGCCAGAGGACTCAAGTTCAGGGAGTTCGGCGGACCCAGACCTGCACTGGGGGAGGAGACTACAGCCTcatcccccaaacctccccctatAGCATGATCCCCGCCCATTGTCCTCGGCCTCTCAGCTGCCTGGAGCTACCAGATGAAAGCACAGAAGGGTCTGGACCCCGGAGTCGGCTTAGTCTACCCCCCAGAGAACCCCAGCCCCCTGACCCCCTTGTGCCTCCCCAGCGCCGTTCATATGCATTTGAAACACAGGCTAACCCTGGTAAAGGTGAGGGACTGTGA
- the ARHGAP30 gene encoding rho GTPase-activating protein 30 isoform X2, with translation MKSRQKGKKKGSSKERVFGCDLQEHLQHSGQEVPQVLRSCAEFVEEYGVVDGIYRLSGVSSNIQKLRQEFEAERKPDLRRDVYLQDIHCVSSLCKAYFRELPDPLLTYRLYDKFAEAVAVQLEPERLVKILEVLRELPVPNYRTLEFLMRHLVHMASFSAQTNMHARNLAIVWAPNLLRSKDIEASGFNGTAAFMEVRVQSIVVEFILTHVDQLFGGAALSGGEVESGCRSLPGTRVLGSPEDLMPRSLPYHLPSILQAGDGPPQIRPYHTIIEIAEHKRKGSLKVRKWRSIFNLGRSGHETKRKLPRGTEDREDKSDKGTLRPAKSMDSLSAVAEVSDEPEGLVGPSSPRPSPLLPENLENDSVEGVEGEQELEAEARGGTSSEPGTPRAGRSAVRAGGSSHAQRRAGVHISEPYAVNLPSHIRCILKIPPNISHISLAGFTRSLEYPALQPRPSPASGPGPPDEKPEESPAPGPLADSGPVDMAPALEDCLSQEVEEFSVEPPLDDLSLDEAQFVLAPSCCSQDSPGPTPEADEESGEEVFLSAYDDLSPLLGPKPPPWEGPGNLEEKAAECRRQEAPGQSEGEQAFWEVGEDKEAEPGSRCDLREEAEGSPESKVEGGEASEEGGEAEGSQKVVVGLREGSGEETEETEAKGEESKVQQEDESLEEATGVEETRGMQGKDKEKERKTEREEEAEEGDETQVEAGRDPEHGAQENQTAEEGWEVVHKQEAEGGREDEVKGQRGIEDQEEREDRGDGEDSRIPEAAAEGGAGEVSKERESGDGEAEGDQRAGGDNLEEDSLPEGSHVESLEVDSAKEGNAQSSATEQAAPQPPRPEEMEPEGQPSPLGSAAGVGMRLASTLVQVQQVRSVPVVPPKPQFAKMPSAMCGKIHVAPANPCPKPGRLDGTPGERAWGTGSRASRSAWRNGGSLSFDAAVALARDRQRTQVQGVRRTQTCTGGGDYSLIPQTSPYSMIPAHCPRPLSCLELPDESTEGSGPRSRLSLPPREPQPPDPLVPPQRRSYAFETQANPGKGEGL, from the exons tgccccAGGTGCTAAGGAGCTGTGCCGAGTTTGTGGAGGAGTATGGAGTGGTGGATGGGATCTACCGCCTCTCAGGGGTCTCTTCCAACATCCAGAAGCTCCG GCAGGAGTTTGAGGCTGAGCGGAAGCCAGACCTGCGGCGAGATGTTTACCTTCAGGACATTCACTGCGTCTCCTCCTTGTGCAAGGCCTATTTCAGAGAACTGCCTGACCCCCTGCTCACTTACCGGCTCTATGACAAATTTGCT GAGGCTGTGGCAGTGCAATTGGAACCTGAGCGCTTGGTCAAGATCCTAGAGGTGCTTCGAGAACTCCCTGTCCCAAACTACAG GACGCTGGAGTTTCTCATGCGGCACTTGGTGCACATGGCCTCATTCAGTGCCCAAACCAACATGCACGCCCGCAACCTGGCCATCGTGTGGGCCCCTAACCTGCTGAG GTCTAAGGACATAGAGGCCTCAGGCTTCAATGGGACAGCCGCCTTCATGGAGGTGCGCGTGCAGTCCATCGTCGTCGAGTTCATCCTCACACACGTGGACCAGCTCTTTGGGGGTGCTGCTCTCTCTG gtgGTGAAGTGGAGAGTGGATGTCGATCACTTCCTGGAACCCGGGTGTTGGGCAGCCCCGAGGACCTTATGCCCAGGTCTCTGCCCTACCACCTGCCTAGCATCCTACAGGCTGGCGATGGACCCCCACAGATTCGGCCCTATCACACTATCATAGAGATTGCAGAGCACAA GAGGAAAGGGTCTCTGAAGGTCAGGAAGTGGAGATCTATCTTCAATCTGGGTCGCTCTGGCCATGAGACCAAGCGTAAACTCCCACGGGGGACTGAGGATAGGG AGGACAAATCTGATAAGGGGACTCTGCGGCCAGCCAAGAGCATGGACTCACTGAGTGCTGTGGCCGAGGTCAGTGATG aACCAGAGGGGCTGGTGGGACCCAGCAGCCCTCGGCCAAGCCCACTGCTGCCGGAGAACTTGGAGAATGATTCTGTGGAAGGAGTAGAGGGTGAACAGGAGCTTGAGGCAGAGGCACGGGGTGGCACCAGCTCTGAGCCAGGCACACCACGAGCTGGGCGGTCAGCAGTCCGTGCTGGGGGCAGCAGCCATGCACAGCGTCGTGCTGGCGTCCACATCTCAGAGCCGTATGCTGTCAACCTCCCATCACACATCAGATGTATTCTCAAAATACCCCCAAACATCTCTCACATCTCCTTGGCTGGCTTCACCCGCAGCCTTGAGTATCCTGCCCTACAGCCCCGGCCAAGCCCTGCCTCTGGCCCTGGCCCCCCAG ATGAGAAGCCGGAGGAAAGTCCAGCCCCAGGTCCCCTGGCTGACTCAGGCCCAGTGGACATGGCCCCTGCCCTGGAGGACTGCCTGTCCCAGGAG GTGGAGGAGTTCTCTGTGGAGCCACCCCTGGATGACCTGTCTCTGGATGAGGCGCAGTTTGTCCTGGCTCCCAGCTGCTGTTCTCAGGACTCCCCTGGCCCCACGCCTGAAGCAGATGAGGAAAGTGGGGAGGAGGTCTTCCTGAGTGCCTACGATGACCTAAGTCCCCTGCTGGGGCCCAAACCCCCACCCTGGGAGGGTCCAGGCAACCTAGAGGAAAAGGCAGCAGAATGCAGAAGACAGGAGGCTCCAGGACAGTCTGAGGGAGAGCAGGCATTCTGGGAAGTTGGGGAGGACAAGGAGGCTGAGCCTGGAAGCAGATGCGATCTCAGAGAGGAGGCTGAGGGGAGTCCAGAGAGCAAAGTGGAGGGTGGAGAGGCcagtgaggaaggaggggaggctgAGGGAAGCCAAAAGGTGGTTGTTGGTTTGAGAGAAGGAAGcggggaagagacagaggagacAGAGGCCAAGGGAGAGGAGTCCAAAGTTCAACAGGAGGACGAGAGTTTGGAGGAAGCTACAGGTGTGGAGGAAACAAGAGGAATGCAGGGTAAagacaaggaaaaggaaagaaagactgagagagaggaagaggctgAAGAAGGAGATGAAACCCAGGTAGAAGctggaagggacccagagcatgGGGCCCAGGAAAATCAAACTGCTGAGGAGGGCTGGGAAGTTGTACACAAACAAGAGgctgaaggaggcagagaagatgaggtAAAAGGACAGAGGGGGATTGAAgaccaagaagaaagagaagaccGAGGAGATGGTGAAGATAGCAGAATCCCAGAAGCAGCAGCTGAAGGAGGAGCAGGGGAGGTCAGCAAGGAACGGGAAAGTGGAGATGGAGAAGCTGAGGGAGACCAGAGGGCTGGAGGTGACAATTTAGAAGAGGATTCCCTCCCTGAAGGGTCACATGTAGAGTCCCTGGAGGTTGACAGTGCCAAAGAGGGGAATGCCCAGTCCTCTGCGACAGAACAGGCAGCCCCACAGCCACCCCGGCCAGAGGAGATGGAGCCTGAGGGGCAGCCCAGTCCCCTTGGCTCAGCTGCTGGTGTGGGCATGCGACTGGCTTCCACCTTGGTTCAGGTCCAACAGGTACGCTCTGTGCCTGTGGTGCCCCCCAAACCACAGTTTGCCAAGATGCCCAGTGCAATGTGTGGCAAGATCCATGTGGCACCAGCAAACCCATGCCCGAAGCCTGGTCGGCTTGATGGGACTCCTGGGGAAAGGGCCTGGGGAACAGGGTCCCGAGCCTCCCGCTCTGCTTGGAGGAATGGGGGTAGTCTTTCTTTTGATGCTGCTGTGGCCCTGGCCCGGGACCGCCAGAGGACTCAAGTTCAGGGAGTTCGGCGGACCCAGACCTGCACTGGGGGAGGAGACTACAGCCTcatcccccaaacctccccctatAGCATGATCCCCGCCCATTGTCCTCGGCCTCTCAGCTGCCTGGAGCTACCAGATGAAAGCACAGAAGGGTCTGGACCCCGGAGTCGGCTTAGTCTACCCCCCAGAGAACCCCAGCCCCCTGACCCCCTTGTGCCTCCCCAGCGCCGTTCATATGCATTTGAAACACAGGCTAACCCTGGTAAAGGTGAGGGACTGTGA